In Deltaproteobacteria bacterium, the DNA window CGCCCGCGGGAGCGACCGGAACTCCGATGCGTGTGACGTCCATCTGCGTCGCCCTCCTCAGCCGCCGATGCCGAGCGCGGCTTCCGCCATGCGCCGGGTTGCGTCGATCACCTGCACGTTCGCCTCGTACGCACGCGTCGCCGCCATCAGGTCGATCGTCTCCGTCATCGGCTCGACGTTCGGATAGGCGACGTAGCCGTCGGCGTTGGCGTCGGGGTGGCTCGGGTCGAAGACCATGCGCGGCGGCGTGTGGTCCTCGACCACGTCGGTGACCGACACGCCCTGACGCGCGCCCTCCTCGGCGAGCGACGAGGCCAGCGTCGCGCCGAACTCACCCTCGAGCGGCTCCGTCGTGAGGACGACGTTCCGCCGCTTGTACGGCCCGCCCTCCGGCGTCCGCGTGGTCGACGCGTTCGCCAGGTTCGAGGCGATGGCGTCGAGCCGGACGCGCTCGGCGCTGAGCGCGCTTCCCGAGATGGCCAGTGTGCCGGTGAAATCCATCAACGTGTCCCGTCGATCGCCTGGCGGAGGAGCGCCACGCGGCGCCCGAGGATGCGTGCCAGGGCCAGGTAGGTCATGCCGTTCGCGTTCAGCTTCGCCATCTGCTGGTCCATGTCGACCGTGCTGCCGTCGGCGCGACGGGGCGCGAGCCGATCCGCGACGACCGTCGGCGTGCGATCGGGCGCCTGCTCGGTCGCGCCGCGGTCTTCGAACGCCTGCTGGAGGGCGTCCCGGAAGTCGAGCTCGCGGGCGCGGTAGCCCGGCGTCTCGAC includes these proteins:
- the flgC gene encoding flagellar basal body rod protein FlgC produces the protein MDFTGTLAISGSALSAERVRLDAIASNLANASTTRTPEGGPYKRRNVVLTTEPLEGEFGATLASSLAEEGARQGVSVTDVVEDHTPPRMVFDPSHPDANADGYVAYPNVEPMTETIDLMAATRAYEANVQVIDATRRMAEAALGIGG
- the flgB gene encoding flagellar basal body rod protein FlgB → MPNILFDPTIEGLARTLTLHQQRHGVLASNVANVETPGYRARELDFRDALQQAFEDRGATEQAPDRTPTVVADRLAPRRADGSTVDMDQQMAKLNANGMTYLALARILGRRVALLRQAIDGTR